The DNA segment TTTCTGATGAACTGTGTAGTTCTAATAGCTTCATTTATAGCTTGATACTGTAATTTAGTCCCTTTGATTTTGTACTCTAACACCAGCACTACTTAATCACCTCCTGGTTTTGCTTAAACTTACATATATGTTAATATATTTGTGAGCTGATTGTAAGACAAGATGAAAACAAAAAGATTAAATGTCAGGCTAACTGACCTGTTGTTGCATTTTTTTTGACGACTGGATTGATTATTTACCAGAACCTAAAAAAGCAAGTGTGCCATTCGGCTAAAGCCCTTCAAGTGGTTTTCATCCCCGCATCTATTGCACGTAATACGCAACTGCGTTGCTGTTACTCCGGGGTTTTCAACCTACCATTGTTATAAATGTGACTGATTTGTTCCCCCCTTTACAATCCTTGAAACAAGGACACTGGTTTAAGCTGATTTGCGGAGCTAGCTTCCAACATTTGCCATCTGTGAGAAGTTTAACATTAGCCTATACATTGGCAGGGGCTGACTGTATAGATGTGGCAGCTGATCCGGCCGTGGTCGCAGCAGCGCAGTCAGGGTTACAAGTAGCTAGGCATTTGCTTGAGGATGCGAAGACCCGCGGTTATGGCTATCAAGGCAATTTACCTTTTTTGATGGTCAGCCTGAACGATGGAGAAGACCCCCATTTTCGCAAAGCCGAGTTTAACTCTAGCCAATGTCCCAGCGATTGCTCTAGACCCTGTGAAACTATTTGTCCTGCCCAAGCAATCGTATTTAACCAAAGAGAAGACACTTCGGCTGCGCTCAGTGTGAACTTTTCGGGAGTTGAAGCCCAAAAATGCTACGGCTGTGGACGTTGCATCCCTGTTTGCCCTTATGGTAAAATTTATACAAAATCATATATGTCCAGCGTTGACGCGATCGCGCCATTGGTAATGTCACAGGTCGTAGATGCCATAGAAATTCACACAAAAGTCGGACATTTGGCAAAATTTGAGCAATTATGGCAAGCAATTTCACCGTGGGCTGACCAACTAAAGGTAGTCGCCATTAGCTGTCCCGACGGCGAGGGCATGATTGACTATCTACAAAGAATTACTGAACTAATTACCCCATTGCGTGGTGCCTTAATTTGGCAGACAGACGGCCGTCCTATGAGTGGTGATATAGGAGATGGCACTACTTTAGCAACGGTGAAACTAGGGCAGAAAGTTTTGACAGCTAAGTTACCGGGATATGTGCAGTTAGCAGGTGGCACTAATAGCTACACCATTGTTAAGTTAAAGGCAATGGGACTGTTGAAAAGTGCAGAGTACCATCCTCAGCCCCATGTTTCCGGAATCGCTTACGGTAGCTACGCCCGTGTGCTGCTGTCACCAATTCTCGATCAGTTAGAGAAAAAGGAGGAGAGTCAAACCAGTGTGAAGGCGAAAGTTCGCCTCGAAGCAGAACCCGAATTACTCTGGCCAGCAGTTAAGCTTGCCCATTCCCTCGTTTCCCAGATCAAGTCACAGCAGGAGCGCTAATCGCTCGTTCTTTATCTCTAAAAACGTCACCATAGAAAGCATGACGATTAAAGAAGACCTTCAAAAGTTATTAGACATTTTGCCCCAAGACCTGCGACAAATTATAGAGAGTCATCCCCAAAGAGATAGTTTAGTTGAAGTGGTCTTGGATCTGGGTCGTTGCCCAGAGGCTCGCTTTCCTAATCAAGCTGAGTATCTGAGCGAAACACCCATCACTCAAGCCCAAATCGATGATTGCATTCA comes from the Nodularia sp. NIES-3585 genome and includes:
- the ldpA gene encoding circadian clock protein LdpA, which produces MTDLFPPLQSLKQGHWFKLICGASFQHLPSVRSLTLAYTLAGADCIDVAADPAVVAAAQSGLQVARHLLEDAKTRGYGYQGNLPFLMVSLNDGEDPHFRKAEFNSSQCPSDCSRPCETICPAQAIVFNQREDTSAALSVNFSGVEAQKCYGCGRCIPVCPYGKIYTKSYMSSVDAIAPLVMSQVVDAIEIHTKVGHLAKFEQLWQAISPWADQLKVVAISCPDGEGMIDYLQRITELITPLRGALIWQTDGRPMSGDIGDGTTLATVKLGQKVLTAKLPGYVQLAGGTNSYTIVKLKAMGLLKSAEYHPQPHVSGIAYGSYARVLLSPILDQLEKKEESQTSVKAKVRLEAEPELLWPAVKLAHSLVSQIKSQQER